A portion of the Calothrix sp. 336/3 genome contains these proteins:
- a CDS encoding metallophosphoesterase, translating to MTANFRFAVVSDLHIALPHTIWNHPSRFHLVEVSIPAFESVLEHLTQLDLDFLLLPGDLTQHGEPENHYWLQKKLSQLPFPCYVVPGNHDVPVLDADNQSIGFDDFPKYYRKFGYTDTNKHYYICQIFPGVKLIGLNSNYFNEEGKQFGRVDGEQLRWLETVLSENTDELVLVMIHHNVVEHLPNQLRHPMANRYMVENAPELLQILRRYGVRLVFTGHLHVQDVACDDGVYDITTGSLVSYPHPYRILEYHRDNYSREWLQISSYRVESVPEFPQLQQLSHKWMGDRSFPFIVKFLSLPPLNLPQAQAEALAPKLRDFWATVADGDAMMDYPQLPQDIRSYFQKYGAVSSCGTPSLIDNYATLLL from the coding sequence ATGACTGCCAATTTTCGTTTTGCTGTAGTCAGTGATTTACACATTGCACTACCTCACACCATCTGGAATCATCCTAGTCGCTTCCATTTAGTTGAAGTCAGTATTCCAGCTTTTGAAAGTGTTCTCGAACACTTAACCCAATTAGATTTAGATTTTTTATTGCTTCCTGGTGATTTGACGCAACACGGAGAGCCAGAGAATCATTATTGGTTACAAAAAAAACTATCTCAATTACCTTTTCCTTGCTATGTAGTGCCGGGAAATCATGATGTACCAGTCCTTGACGCAGATAATCAATCCATTGGTTTTGATGATTTTCCGAAGTATTATCGTAAATTTGGTTACACCGATACTAATAAACATTACTATATCTGCCAAATTTTCCCAGGAGTGAAATTAATTGGCTTAAATTCCAATTATTTTAACGAGGAAGGTAAGCAATTTGGACGAGTTGATGGGGAGCAACTACGGTGGTTAGAAACTGTATTATCAGAAAATACGGATGAGTTAGTGTTGGTGATGATACACCATAATGTGGTGGAACATTTACCAAATCAATTACGCCACCCTATGGCAAATCGGTATATGGTGGAAAATGCTCCAGAGTTGTTGCAAATCCTGAGGCGTTATGGAGTGAGATTGGTATTTACCGGACATCTACATGTTCAGGATGTTGCTTGTGATGACGGTGTATATGACATTACTACTGGTTCCTTAGTCAGTTACCCTCACCCTTACCGTATCCTGGAATATCACCGAGATAATTACAGTCGAGAGTGGTTACAAATTTCCTCCTATCGGGTGGAATCAGTACCAGAATTTCCCCAATTACAACAACTTTCCCATAAATGGATGGGCGATCGCAGCTTTCCCTTCATTGTCAAATTTCTTTCCCTACCACCCTTAAATCTACCCCAAGCCCAGGCAGAAGCCCTAGCACCCAAATTACGGGATTTTTGGGCAACGGTTGCCGATGGGGATGCGATGATGGATTATCCCCAACTACCCCAGGATATTCGCAGCTATTTCCAAAAATACGGGGCGGTTTCTTCCTGCGGTACACCTTCGTTAATTGATAATTATGCCACCCTGTTACTATAG